A portion of the Citrobacter rodentium NBRC 105723 = DSM 16636 genome contains these proteins:
- the nudF gene encoding ADP-ribose diphosphatase, which translates to MRKSDNSPVTFTKNDVEIIARETLYRGFFSLDLYRFRHRLFNGEMSQEVRREIFERGHAAVLLPFDPERDEVVLIEQVRIAAYDTSDTPWLLELVAGMIEEGETVEEVARREAMEEAGIMVKRTKPVLSYLASPGGTSERSSIMVGEVDATTAKGIHGLADENEDIRVHVVSREQAYQWVVEGKIDNAASVIALQWLQLHYKELIHEWKK; encoded by the coding sequence ATGCGTAAATCAGACAACTCGCCAGTAACTTTCACCAAAAACGATGTAGAAATTATTGCACGTGAAACGCTTTACCGCGGTTTTTTTTCGCTGGATCTGTACCGCTTTCGCCACCGCTTATTCAACGGCGAGATGAGTCAGGAGGTGCGCCGCGAAATTTTTGAGCGCGGTCACGCCGCTGTCTTGCTACCCTTTGACCCTGAGCGCGACGAAGTGGTGCTGATTGAACAGGTGCGCATCGCGGCTTATGACACCAGCGATACGCCGTGGCTGCTGGAGCTGGTGGCAGGGATGATTGAAGAGGGCGAAACCGTCGAAGAGGTGGCCCGCCGCGAGGCGATGGAGGAGGCCGGCATCATGGTGAAACGGACGAAACCGGTGCTCAGCTATCTGGCAAGCCCCGGGGGCACCAGCGAACGCTCGTCAATTATGGTGGGTGAAGTGGACGCCACGACCGCGAAGGGGATTCACGGTCTGGCTGATGAAAACGAAGATATTCGGGTTCATGTGGTAAGCCGGGAGCAGGCTTACCAATGGGTTGTGGAGGGGAAAATTGATAACGCGGCTTCTGTCATCGCCCTGCAATGGCTACAGC